The Oncorhynchus mykiss isolate Arlee chromosome 20, USDA_OmykA_1.1, whole genome shotgun sequence genomic sequence GGTGAGCTGGGACGGGTGGGACTGGGACTCCTGTTGCTGGGAGTGGGTGGAGGGAAGGGGCTGGGGGTGAGTATGAGCCTGGGGGTGAGCGTGGCCATGGGAGTGGGGGTGGTGCCCCGAGTGGCTTTGCTGGTGGTGGGAGTTGGGTTGTTGATGGTGTTGGGGGAGGTGGTGCACGTGCAAGGGGGCTGATAAGCCCATGTCGGGCTCAGAGAGGAACGAGTGGAGCTCCGAGGCGGAGTGTTGAGGGTGATGGGACGAGAGCCTCTGCTGCtcttgctgctgctgcctgtggcGCTCTCCgctccctccacctcttcctcctgcaccaccaccacctcctcctctcctctcctccactccccctccgtCCACACTGGAGGTCTGGGAGAGCGAGCGGTCAAGCATGTCCAGGGAGGACACCACCGAGCTCTGCTGTCGCTGCTTGGACTGGCTCTGGTCTTGCCGAGGAGGTCCGTGGTTGTAGTGAGCCGCTGCCGCTGCGACCTCCAAAGCCTGGGACTGGAGTTGTAGCTGAAGCTGGGAGGCCTGCTGGGTCTGGGACTGGTGTTTGCCCGCGCCCATTCTCCCTCCGGCTCCATCCATCATAGCTTGTTGCTGGCTCACTGAATGCTGCTGCTGATGGGGCTCCATCTTGTTGCGAGTGGTGTGGGATAGCACAGACTGGAGCAGGTGGGGCGGCTGGTGGGACTGGTCCGTGGGGGAATCCATGAGGGAGGCAGAGGATTGAGAGTGCTGTTGCACCTCGGGGTTCTTGCGAGGGTACACCAGCTCGGATCGCTCTTGTGGATTCTTCTGCAGCTCCATGTGAGCGTGGGACTGTAGGTGGGTGTGGGAGTTGGCgtgttgctgctgcgtgtgggaGGAGTGTTGGGGGCCCAGGGAGTGCTGGGAGTACTGGTCACTCCGGCCGTAGTGCACCACCGACCCCAGGGAGTCGTGGTGGTGTAGATGGGGGTGGCTTTGCTCGGCACCTCCTCTTCCGCCACTCCTGCCACCGCCTTCACTGTCATTcctctgttgttgttgatgtttcttGAGAGACATCTCCAGCTGGCTGTCTAGGCCCGTGACCGCGCCCCCAGATCCGGCACCGGCACTGGAGGTGGCGCTGTGGGTGCGGATGACGCTCTGGAGGTGGTACCTCTCCTCAGAGCCCTTGCCGAGCTCGTAGGACGACAGCCCCTTGCCGCCGTCCGTGGTAGAGGGGACAGGCTGCAGAGGTGCCTGTTGTTGGGCCGTCTGTTGAGGTTGTTGCTGCTGGGAGTGGTGATGGGACGCCTGGGGTGTGGGACTGGCCTGGGCTTGGAGAAGGTGCTGGATCAAAAAGTCATCATCGTCCACATCCTCTTGAGACCTCTGGGAGCCCACACCTAGCATGCGGCTGGAGTCGGACTTGGTCTTGTTGGCGGTGGGGTGgtaggactgggactggggacCTCTGGTGTCGGGGTAGCCCTGAGGGGAGGAGATGAAggtgggagagaggacagaggagatgtATTTGTTGGAGGCTGTTCCTCCCGGGGACTGGGTGGGGCAGGCAGGGGTGGGGGAGTGCAACCCTGGACGGATGATCCCAGAGTTAGCCGACGGAGAGGGGATAGACTCAGGGATATGGTAAGGCCCTACTCTGGCGCCACCTCCTCTCTCATTGGCCATACTGCTCCCAGCTCCTCCAGAACCGGAGTTCCCGCTTCCTGCGGTGCTGCTACCACCGCCTCCTGAGGTTCCGCCCACCGACGACCCGCTCGACTGTAAAAGAGCAGGGGAGTGGCCTGGGCCGTAACCCAGCGATGGACATCCCGCTCCACCCAGAGAGGAGGGGACGGACCCATAGGCAGAGTCAGCCCCGTAGACCACATCAGCCGAGTACGACTGGCTTCGCCCTCCCAGGCTTCCGTAGCCTTTTCTTCCTCCGGCTGAGCTCAGGTCCTGGGCCTGAGGGGAGCTGAAACCGCCATAGGACTGGGgtaggtgggagggagggggctggCTGGGAGAGTATGACTGGTTCTGCTGTTGTGGCGGGGTTTGGCCTGTGAGAGCGGTGGCGGGGGGTTTCACTGGGGGCACGGGGGAGCCGTAGCCTGAGAGGCTGTGTTTGGGTAAGGGCTGCTGGACAGATGTGGAAGAGGTAGGAGGGGGTTGCTGCTGGGGAGCTGGAGCACTCTGAGGGGGAGGCTGCTGTCTAGACGGGGCCGAGCTGGAGCTGGAGGGGGGGAGTGAGTTGGAGGGGTGGGCTCCCGaggcagaggaggaagaggaggtcgtCGAAGAGCTGGAGGACGCAGAAGGGGGCGTGTGTGGGGTACGGGAGGAGGACGCCGAGCTGGTCGAGGAGTAGCCGTTGCTGGAGTTGCTCTTGGCGCCCTTTCCCGCTGCTGAAGATGAGGTGGAGATCGAGTAGGGGGGTTGGATGATGGGCCGGTACACCTGTTCCGTCCGGGAAGAGGCCTTGTGGTCCGAGGGGCTCTGGTCGCCCAGGGGGCTGCAAGAGAGTCCGGCCTGCCTGTGGTGGGCGATCTGCTGGTACCCAGCCCCGCCGCAGCTGAGGTAGTGCTGCAGGGAGTGGGCCGCTGAGGAGGAGAGCTGGGACTGGGACGGCGTGGGCCGCTGGTAGTGCTTGATCACGCTGTCCTGCCGGGGCACAGCCCTCTCCTGGATCGAGTTAGACTGGGCCTGAGCCTGGGCTGAGGAGAACACTGAGGCGTTGTACAACTGGGAGGACTGGTCCTGCAGCTGAGAGGACAGCAGGTTGAACTGGTGGGACTGTAGGTGCCGCGCTGATGAGGCCTGGACCGACGAGGCGCCTGTGGGGTCCTGGCCGCCCCGGTAGGCTGTGGCGGCGCCCTGGGAGGGCAGGAGGCGGTCAAAGCCCAAGCTGGACTGAGAGGGACCCTTGATATGCAACAGAGGGTCGTGGGGGGAGAGGAGTCCGTTGGAGGTGGAGTTGAACGTGGGCGTGTCCTGGAGGGTGGGGAAGGAGCGGCTGGAGAAGGAGGCCGGGTGCTGATAGGCGGACAGGGCCGAGGAAGAGGTGAAGGAGCCCGAGCCGGGGAGGGGCCCGGAGATGAAGAGCTCAGCAGGGGCAGGGGTGTGTATCGCTGTCAGGGCCAGATAGAGACAAGACGACTATTATTCAAAGCCCATCAACAGAAAAAAACTGACAAGCATGACTAAATAATTGTACCCCCAACCATTAACAAGTAAAAAGCAAAAATAATCCAATATGCAAATGAAACCAACATAATCTCACCAATAATGCCGACATTGAAAGAGGAATGACAATTTTATAGAACCTGTGAGGCGTTGGAAATGTGAAAGACTTTTGCCACCCCGTTTTGAATGTCAACACAGGGCTGGTCACATGCTCACCCGTCTGCCAGGACGGCGTGCGGaactgggagaggagggaggaggcggAGGGAGGAGCCTGGGGACCTCGCTGGGACTCCAGAGCGGAGATCAGGTTCATGACCGAAGCATCTGGACCAGAGGGGCTGGAATGGTGCAGGCCTGTTTCAAACAGTCCAGAGAGACCTGATGGGACAACAAATACAACCATGAGTAAACCGTGACCACCATTTCCCTTTTCACAGATTATGCAAACTCAACAGGGCATTTAGGGAGATTGCTATATCTACGTGATTAAATGGCATAACTGGGATGAATAGGTCAAGAAGTGTCCATTACAACATAATACAAGTCCAAACAGATGCTATAAATCTGACAAGTTACCAGGTAAAATACAGGTTtttcctgcacacacacaaaagggtTTTCCATAGAAACTGAATTTTTCAGTGGCTGCAACCTTAGTGCCAGCAGCATGGCCAGTACTGTGGCGACACAATTAAAGGTGTGTGACATATCCCTCACCCAAACTCCGTCCTGCTCCCCAAGCCCCGCCTTGGCCAGAGCTGCCTGGGTGGTGATTGGTCGAATAGCCCTGCAGAGGATGGGGAGTGCCGTAGGTTTGTCGATGGAGAAGTTCCGACTCGGGGTGTGATGATCTGGAACTTCCATAGACGAGACTAGGGAGGAGAAGAGGTCATTTATTCAACTGTTCAAGTCCAATTGCCTTCATTTTCCTAAACCTTTGTTCAAAAGATGACCTCTGGGAGACCCCAGTAAATTTAAACAGATGCAAACCCTATGTAAATAGGCCTACAATGTAAATACACTGAGAACACCGTTTAGCTTGAAGGTCATGACTAACTACAGCACACTCTTCAGAAAACTAAGATCTTAAAGTTATTCAGATGCATTAGTCAACTTCCATCCTAATAAAATGATTACTGTAGCTCATCATTCTTCAAATTGTAAGAATTTAGAATAGTAGACTATGATTACTCAAAATCAACTCCGAATGAATACTAAAATATGATTGCCATCTTAATGCCTGTTGTAGACTTACTTTACAATTCCTGTCCATTATATTTTACCAACACATGACTTCATGCATGGACCTACAATATGGAAGCACATTAACACCCCACAAAAAATGACTTGATACCATCTCAAAAATGTTATACCATGTCAATTTTGAGGTAAATCATAGGCCTACATACAGGATATGTTTCTTCATTAGTAGCATTGTGTGGTGTATTCCAACTATCCACATTGCAGAGATCAGCACAGCAATCAAACACAAGCTGACAGAGCTTGCTTTATGCAGGGTTGCATCGTATaggtctacagtgcattcagaaagtattcagaccacttccccttttccacatgttgttccgttacagacttattctaaaaaatAATTACATAcgatttttcctcatcaatcttcacacaatacgccttcatgacaaagaaaaaaaaacaggtttagaaatgtagGCAGAAATACaatccataagtattcagaccctttgctatgagactcaaaattgagctcaggtacatcctgtttccatggatcatccttaatgtttctacaacttgctaaaaataaactatttcaccttcatttaactaggccagtaagttaagatcaaattcttatttacaatgacgacctaccgtGGAACTGTGGGTTAAATgccttcaggggcagaacaacatatttttactttgtcagctcggggattcaatccagcaaccttttggtttctGGTCCaatgctccaaccactaggctaccttagattccacctgtggtaaattcaattgattggacatgatttggaaaggcaaacacctttctatataaaaaggtcccaaagttgacagtgcatgtcagagcaaaaaccaaggcatgaggttgaaggaattgtccgtagagctccgggacaggattgtgtcgaggcacagatctggggaagggtacaaataaaatgtctgcagcattgaaggtccccaagaacacagtggcctccatcgttcttaaatggaagacgttctattggccaacgtgcaatcactggaaaacaaACTCGCTGATCTACAGTCGAGACTATCcttccaacgggacattaaaaactgtcatattttatgcttcacagagtcgttGCAGAACAACGACACGGATAGATGGCTGTTTTTTCTGTGTATCGCCAGGACAGAgtagctacgtctggtaagatacatttgtcaataactgctggtgcgcaatgactaatgttaaagaagtctcgaggtattgctcgcctgaggtagaatacctcatgataagctgaacACCACACTATCtctattattcgtagccgtctatataccaccacaaacagatgctggcactaagacggcacTCAGGCAAACAGGAagatgctcatccagaagcagcgctcctagAGGCTGGGGACTTACATCCGTTTATCTACCACAATATCACGTGcaaccagaaaaaaaaaaaagagagaaaatgtACTCCACACAGACAAAGCTCTCGCTCACCCTCTATTTGGcatatctgaccataattctatcttcGTTCA encodes the following:
- the LOC110498812 gene encoding proline-rich protein 12 isoform X2 is translated as MDRNYPGTGFGDLGAGAGWSYERSAKASLVYGSSRSSHPESELLHRQTYGTPHPLQGYSTNHHPGSSGQGGAWGAGRSLGLSGLFETGLHHSSPSGPDASVMNLISALESQRGPQAPPSASSLLSQFRTPSWQTAIHTPAPAELFISGPLPGSGSFTSSSALSAYQHPASFSSRSFPTLQDTPTFNSTSNGLLSPHDPLLHIKGPSQSSLGFDRLLPSQGAATAYRGGQDPTGASSVQASSARHLQSHQFNLLSSQLQDQSSQLYNASVFSSAQAQAQSNSIQERAVPRQDSVIKHYQRPTPSQSQLSSSAAHSLQHYLSCGGAGYQQIAHHRQAGLSCSPLGDQSPSDHKASSRTEQVYRPIIQPPYSISTSSSAAGKGAKSNSSNGYSSTSSASSSRTPHTPPSASSSSSTTSSSSSASGAHPSNSLPPSSSSSAPSRQQPPPQSAPAPQQQPPPTSSTSVQQPLPKHSLSGYGSPVPPVKPPATALTGQTPPQQQNQSYSPSQPPPSHLPQSYGGFSSPQAQDLSSAGGRKGYGSLGGRSQSYSADVVYGADSAYGSVPSSLGGAGCPSLGYGPGHSPALLQSSGSSVGGTSGGGGSSTAGSGNSGSGGAGSSMANERGGGARVGPYHIPESIPSPSANSGIIRPGLHSPTPACPTQSPGGTASNKYISSVLSPTFISSPQGYPDTRGPQSQSYHPTANKTKSDSSRMLGVGSQRSQEDVDDDDFLIQHLLQAQASPTPQASHHHSQQQQPQQTAQQQAPLQPVPSTTDGGKGLSSYELGKGSEERYHLQSVIRTHSATSSAGAGSGGAVTGLDSQLEMSLKKHQQQQRNDSEGGGRSGGRGGAEQSHPHLHHHDSLGSVVHYGRSDQYSQHSLGPQHSSHTQQQHANSHTHLQSHAHMELQKNPQERSELVYPRKNPEVQQHSQSSASLMDSPTDQSHQPPHLLQSVLSHTTRNKMEPHQQQHSVSQQQAMMDGAGGRMGAGKHQSQTQQASQLQLQLQSQALEVAAAAAHYNHGPPRQDQSQSKQRQQSSVVSSLDMLDRSLSQTSSVDGGGVEERRGGGGGGAGGRGGGSGERHRQQQQEQQRLSSHHPQHSASELHSFLSEPDMGLSAPLHVHHLPQHHQQPNSHHQQSHSGHHPHSHGHAHPQAHTHPQPLPSTHSQQQESQSHPSQLTPGQQVQIDQHQRTEQHPFDTVSPVEKSCGQSQNRFVTLTSICFPDSLLQDEDRSFFPGMEDMFCSDDFSKSSCAGGAGPVQEEMNQEGPGGGHEEPMKDNSGGGSGGAGYEMLGDQGYGQYCHRLPESGNRTLDLDELPSTVNTAQLGLIQSSSPGGCTGGTGTGPGGLTSPIFCSSRPKKLLKSSSFHLLKERRDPNTLPKKSYAQEYEFEDDEDKDNQPADIRLNSRRLPDHLPDLVSSCRKTGGGAGGGGTLSPLMGDLDFYHSLCPPPQLLPQDGPKKRGRKPTRPKRAGPPRPRGRPRIRPQPEQHAPRGMMGGEMGGGTEAGSGYGGGIEVKRSRGRGGGGGRGRGRRDDMFMEITEKEQMQQHQLNRQQHQLHHQAPPPQHQEPIPHLKIKLPIGSMSSSEALLRTDSLSGTDPALSDGSVGSAPSLGLSPGPLCEGVDSNRTQDKSKQKSQIQSDGVDGEGMDGRGNEKSGCMASFMDFLKSGKRPPGLDMQSGNSDVSPLKSDGLCPLSPAPPPTLPQFGEGKSNSPSPCKRTLDDELKRNLETLPSFSSDEEDSVGKNQDLQKSISSAISALYDTPQLASLQQPPPSPPPQSQDQPSQAPLTPTTLQPPALSPQPPSLNPHSQPQAAEPAVLQREDQEMEMEENEEERKVHGGGDKESEVNDMEEEPELEILGAPRLEASAPVAPVGPSPLSASPAQSFSPSPPPSPLLLLSLPSSPLPPQEAAQQKQSQPPSPLPPSIPSLPPAPATLPPSSQTPPASDSPEPALEPPASPEDAPAPQVTSLHVAQKQEDAAIAGESEDDKSESGGEGIFRERDEFVVRVEDIGTMKLALKTGREPPPIWRVQKALLQKFSPEIKNGQRQFCATSNYLGYFGDAKRRYQRLYVKFLENINKKDYVRVCSRRPWHRPSGLSHPVFPKI